The Streptomyces lienomycini sequence GCAAGAGCGAACTGTGCTGGGGCGAGCAGATGTCCGTCGACGACATGCTGGCCCGGATAGCCTCGGTCACGCCGGACGACGTCCGCGCCGTGGCCCGGGACGTGCTGGGACGACGGCCGTCCCTGTCGGTCATCGGCCCGCTCAAGGACAAGCAGGCGTCCCGGCTGCGGGACGCCGTCGCCTGACGGTCCCGTTGCCAGAAGTTCGAGAAGGAAGCATGTGACATGAGCAAGCTGCGCGTGGCCGTCCTCGGTGCCAAGGGCCGGATCGGCTCCGAGGCGGTACGGGCGGTCGAGGCCGCCGGGGACATGGAGCTGGTCGCCGCCCTCGGCCGGGGCGACAGCCTGGAGACGCTGGCCGAGACCGGTGCCCAGGTCGCCGTCGAGCTGACCACCCCCGCCTCGGTGATGGACAACCTCGACTACTGCGTACGCCACGGCATCCACGCCGTCGTCGGCACCACCGGCTGGACCGACGAACGCCTCGCGCAGCTCAACGCGTGGCTCGAGGCCTCCCCGGAGACCGGCGTGCTCATCGCGCCCAACTTCTCCATCGGCGCCGTGCTGACCATGAAGTTCGCGCAGCTCGCCGCCCCGTACTTCGAGTCCGTCGAGGTCGTCGAGCTGCACCACCCGAACAAGGTGGACGCCCCCAGCGGCACCGCCACCCGCACCGCCCAGCTGATCGCGGCGGCCCGGCAGAAGGCAGGCTCCGCACCGGCGCCCGACGCCACTGCCACCGCCCTGGACGGCGCCCGCGGCGCGGACGTGGACGGGGTCCCGGTGCACGCGGTGCGGCTGCGCGGCCTGCTCGCCCACCAGGAGGTCCTGCTCGGCGCCGAGGGCGAGACCCTCACCGTCCGGCACGACTCCCTGCACCACAGCAGCTTCATGCCGGGCATCCTGCTGGGCGCCCGCCGGGTGGCCACCACCCCGGGCCTCACCTTCGGCCTGGAACACTTCCTGGACCTGAACTGAGGCCCTCACCCCGATGCGCGCGAAGATCACCTACCTCGTCACGGCCGCCGTCCTGGTCTTCTACTTCGTCCTGGTCGGCAGCCGCGGCGTGCTGCTCATCAAGACCGGCACCCTGATCACCGTCACCTTCGGCGTCGCGGTGCTGATCCTGCCGGTGATCGGCCTGTGGTTCCTCTGGAAGAACACCCAGTTCGTCCACCGGGCCAACCAGCTCGCCGCCGAACTCGACGCCGAGGGCGGGCTGCCCGTCGACGAGCTGAAGCGCACCCCCAGCGGCCGCGTCGACCGGGAATCGGCCGACGAGGTCTTCGCGCTGCGCCGCGCCGAGACCGAGGACGCGCCCGGCGACTGGCGCAGCTGGTTCCGGCTCGCCGTCGCCTACCACGACGCCCGCGACACCCCGCGCGCCCGCAAGGCGATGCAACGGGCGATCGCCCTCCACGACGGCAAGCACATCGAGGCCGCCTGAGGGGACCGCAGACGAAAGGCCGGGGCCCGGACCGCACAGCTGCGGTCCGGGCCCCGGCCTTTCGACCGTCGGGCGCTCAGCCCCGCCGGTACTCGTCGGCCCACGCCTCCATGGCGTCGGCCGCCCGGTTGAAGGCGCCGTCCCGAGCGAGGAAGTCGGAGTTGTGCGTGGTCAGCAGCGGGGACGCGGGCTCGGCCGACCGGCCCTGCCGGACGAGGAGCAGTGCCTGCCCC is a genomic window containing:
- a CDS encoding tetratricopeptide repeat protein — translated: MRAKITYLVTAAVLVFYFVLVGSRGVLLIKTGTLITVTFGVAVLILPVIGLWFLWKNTQFVHRANQLAAELDAEGGLPVDELKRTPSGRVDRESADEVFALRRAETEDAPGDWRSWFRLAVAYHDARDTPRARKAMQRAIALHDGKHIEAA
- the dapB gene encoding 4-hydroxy-tetrahydrodipicolinate reductase, with amino-acid sequence MSKLRVAVLGAKGRIGSEAVRAVEAAGDMELVAALGRGDSLETLAETGAQVAVELTTPASVMDNLDYCVRHGIHAVVGTTGWTDERLAQLNAWLEASPETGVLIAPNFSIGAVLTMKFAQLAAPYFESVEVVELHHPNKVDAPSGTATRTAQLIAAARQKAGSAPAPDATATALDGARGADVDGVPVHAVRLRGLLAHQEVLLGAEGETLTVRHDSLHHSSFMPGILLGARRVATTPGLTFGLEHFLDLN